The genomic segment GCCAGCCGGCCATCGCCAGCCAACGGACGCATAATATTTCTTGAGCTGCTCGACGATAGCGATCGAGGTTCCGCGGATCGGCTTGTTGAGCCCGTCTCGTAAGCCGGTCACGACACGGATACCACCGCCTACAGCCAGAGTAACAACATGCGCCGTGGCAAGAGCGGCTCCGCCTGGCACGATGAGGCCTGGCATGAATCCACTATCGCTCGACGTCTTGAACGCAGTCATCGAATGAACCGGAGCTGAATCGTCATTCACAAAGTCAGCTTTCGCCTGTAATTCGGCTCGACCAACACCAAAACCAATGACCAGCCGCGTAACAGGATTGCCTTTATCGGCTTTCATAATCGCGACATGGAGGATGGCGGCGCCGGGATGCCGTATTCCCGGCACAAAGGGTTCAGTCGTAAGTTTTGCCTCCTGTAGCCTTTTGATAAGATCTGCCTTGAGTTTGGTGGCAACCTCCTCGGCAAGTTTCATCTCGGAGGTATTTGGGACCGGGACGACATCCACATCGACTAGAATCTGCGCCGGCTGTGGACCTGTAACTTTTGTTGAGGCAATATTGGTGATCTGTGCACCAGCACACCCGCCAAGTAGTGTCATAATCAAGCTTATTGCGGTAACCTGCGGCAATAAGCAAAGACGCCTAGGATTCCACCAGTCTGCGCCCGGCATGCCAAAGCTGTTGGCAATGTCTGAGTGTCTATCCATCACCTTTTGCATATGATCTCACTGCTCGGTCGGAGGCAGGGCCTGAACGGCCTAAGAAGATGCTAGAGTATCGGATATTCAAATTGGCTTGCTGCGATACTCCATATTTTGAAAACGCATCGCTTTTTAGAACAGCCGGTGCGTACTTATTTGAGCGATGCTTCAGCTTCAGTAATGGCTTTATCGCCTAACCCAAAACGAGCTGCTTCTACTGGCTTTAATGCTATTAATTTTATAAAAGCACCGCTTTTTCGAGGTATGGGTGGAACTGTCAGCGATACAGAAAAGCATCTGTATCAACGCACATAGATAACGCGTGGAGTCGTATAAACGACCGGAGGCGTAACATAGACAACTCGCGGAGGCGCATAAACAACCGGCGGAGGATAAGCAGGCTTAGATGCGGCTGCACCGATGGCTGCTCCTGCCGCTAGCCCTGTGATAGCTCCGGCGGCAACGGCTCCTCCTCCATAACAGCAGCCATGATACCCCTGATATACGCCAGGATGGCCCCATACGGCGCCACCGTGTCCCCAGGCAGCCCATCCCCCGGCCTTAGCCGGAGAGTCGATAAGGCAGGCCGCGCCGGTAGCCAGCAAAGATGCCAGGATAAGTTTACGAACCATTGACTAAACTCCTCAGCAATCGATAGTGTCAACATCCTACGAGATTGTTATGCGGTTGAATTAGCACCTGCGGCGCAACCACTATCGCGATCCATTCCGATCATTTATTATCACTATAGCCTCGTGGACTTTGGCTATTGCAAAGAATATAGTTAAACCTTGTCAGCACAGTTTGATCTTGGCGCATCATTTTATGGCATTTTGTCTGTGGCTTGTAACAGATTGTAAAAAGCACAAATCTGAGGAGACAAAACCCTGTCATCTGGCATCGCGTTGAAAATAAAATGGTAGCTCGAATAAACCCTGATAGCTGCGATCGCGGGTGTGTCGCATACTTTGTATGCGGTAGTAGAAGTATTCGGGAACCAAGAAAGCCAAGTCTTTAGACTTATCACAGTACAAGTAGGAAATTTTAATATCAGCGTCGGTGGGAAAATCGTGGATGGTGTTCCACGAATTGGTACAGCTTTTATTCCAAATTAAGCTCGATCAAGAAACATGACATAGGCATGATGCCACTGAATGATCTAGAGCGCACCGTCCTAGGGTCAGGACTCAAATAAATCAGATCCAGAAGGCTACGGTGGCGACGAGGCAGAGTGCGGACAAGAAATTTTGTGCGAGTTTGTCATACCGTGTGGCAATCCGCCTGAAGTCCTTCAGACGGCAGAAACAGCGCTCAACGACATTGCGTCCTTTGTAAGCCTGTTTGTCGTGGCGAATTTTCTTCTTGCGGTTTGACTTGCTGGGGATTGTGGCCTTGATGCCGTGCTCTTTGAGAAAGGTTCGTATGGCATCTGTATCGTAACCTTTATCAGCCAAAAGTTCTTTGATACCCGGAACGAGGCTGACGCAGGCCTCGGCCATTACACAGTCGGCGGTATTACCTGGCGTGAGGATGAACGCCCAGGGACGGCAGAACGGGTCGACGATCGCGTGGATTTTGCTGTTGCGGCCGCCTTTCGTGAGGCCGATCGCCTGCGCTTCAGCCCCCCTTGTCCGCCGGCCGCACAGCGGTGGACTTTCACATGCGTGCTGTCCAACGCGGCCTGTTCTGGGGCTTCCTCGGGAGCGGCCGCATGCTCGAAAATCTTTTGCCAGATGCCGCGTTCGCTCCAGCGGACAAAGCGATTGTAAACCGTCTTGAAGGGGCCATACTCTTTCGGGCAATCTTTCCAGCGGCAGCCCGCTGTCAACACATGCATGATCCCGCTCAAGATACGCCGATCATCCCCGCGCTGAGGCCCCGG from the Beijerinckia indica subsp. indica ATCC 9039 genome contains:
- a CDS encoding DUF4410 domain-containing protein produces the protein MQKVMDRHSDIANSFGMPGADWWNPRRLCLLPQVTAISLIMTLLGGCAGAQITNIASTKVTGPQPAQILVDVDVVPVPNTSEMKLAEEVATKLKADLIKRLQEAKLTTEPFVPGIRHPGAAILHVAIMKADKGNPVTRLVIGFGVGRAELQAKADFVNDDSAPVHSMTAFKTSSDSGFMPGLIVPGGAALATAHVVTLAVGGGIRVVTGLRDGLNKPIRGTSIAIVEQLKKYYASVGWRWPAGDIV
- a CDS encoding IS5 family transposase (programmed frameshift), giving the protein MDTNLFWFRDEQWAKIVPHLPTNQPGPQRGDDRRILSGIMHVLTAGCRWKDCPKEYGPFKTVYNRFVRWSERGIWQKIFEHAAAPEEAPEQAALDSTHVKVHRCAAGGQGGPEAQAIGLTKGGRNSKIHAIVDPFCRPWAFILTPGNTADCVMAEACVSLVPGIKELLADKGYDTDAIRTFLKEHGIKATIPSKSNRKKKIRHDKQAYKGRNVVERCFCRLKDFRRIATRYDKLAQNFLSALCLVATVAFWI